A genome region from Mesorhizobium sp. B2-1-8 includes the following:
- the uvrB gene encoding excinuclease ABC subunit UvrB: MAKSPDKRTPPTASDERAAPKRRSPLTDFLDASEPLHKGGFAEMPQTELSGTPLTGSIADWAEQIEQEAEREGRTTGKGGGAKSPKKIPERSAAPGRTARGTSMGGAATARERAAAGLNPVAGLDVSLEEAETMTSSGVTATVAALSALIESGNPLHKDGVLWTPHRPARPEKSEGGIAIKMVSDFEPAGDQPTAIKDLVEGVDNNDRTQVLLGVTGSGKTFTMAKVIEETQRPALILAPNKTLAAQLYSEFKKFFPDNAVEYFVSYYDYYQPEAYVPRTDTFIEKESSINEQIDRMRHSATRSLLERDDVIIVASVSCIYGIGSVETYTAMTFQMQIGDRLDQRALLADLVAQQYKRQDINFVRGSFRVRGDTIEIFPAHLEDRAWRISMFGDEIEAITEFDPLTGQKTGELKSVKIYANSHYVTPRPTLNQAIKSIKEELKHRLVELERAGRLLEAQRLEQRCRFDLEMLEATGSCAGIENYSRYLTGRQPGDPPPTLFEYIPDNALVFIDESHVTVPQIGGMYRGDFRRKATLAEYGFRLPSCMDNRPLRFEEWDAMRPLSVAVSATPGGWEMEQAGGVFAEQVIRPTGLIDPPVEVRPAKSQVDDVVGEIRETTAAGYRTLVTVLTKRMAEDLTEYLHEQGVRVRYMHSDIDTLERIEILRDLRLGAFDVLVGINLLREGLDIPECGFVAILDADKEGFLRSETSLIQTIGRAARNVDGKVILYADQVTGSMERAMAETNRRREKQMEWNAANGITPESVKSRISDILDSVYEKDHVRADISQFTDGAGAMMGNNFKAHLDALDKQMRDAAANLDFEKAARIRDEIKRLREMELSISDDPLAREVEGQSPASGREKGKHNKGVAKHRTAEEQERFRKLDQARAAEEAAKAARPNLFRKPDLDEMGADGAVPVKKALFAKPSLDDMGPGTDMPTPSGAVSRSLFKKQSAEEAHGSDFGIPGDATKPLFKKNSLDEMTVRRTETPIEGDKPVKRERTGIGSYEDPGDARREKRRPGKTGRPGQ; this comes from the coding sequence ATGGCCAAATCCCCCGATAAAAGAACGCCGCCGACGGCGAGTGACGAGCGCGCCGCGCCGAAGCGGCGCAGCCCGCTGACTGATTTCCTCGACGCGTCGGAACCACTGCACAAGGGCGGCTTCGCCGAAATGCCGCAAACCGAACTGTCGGGCACGCCGCTGACCGGTTCGATCGCGGATTGGGCCGAGCAGATCGAGCAGGAGGCGGAACGCGAAGGGCGCACCACGGGCAAGGGTGGCGGCGCCAAATCGCCGAAGAAGATACCCGAGCGCTCCGCCGCGCCGGGCCGCACCGCGCGCGGCACCTCGATGGGCGGCGCCGCGACGGCCCGCGAACGCGCCGCGGCCGGCCTCAATCCCGTCGCCGGCCTCGATGTCTCGCTGGAGGAGGCCGAGACGATGACGTCGAGTGGCGTCACCGCTACGGTGGCCGCGCTCTCGGCGCTGATCGAATCCGGCAATCCCCTGCACAAGGACGGCGTGCTGTGGACACCGCACCGCCCTGCCCGGCCGGAAAAGTCCGAAGGCGGCATCGCCATCAAGATGGTGTCGGATTTCGAACCGGCCGGCGACCAGCCGACCGCGATCAAGGACTTGGTCGAGGGCGTCGACAACAACGACCGCACGCAAGTGCTGCTTGGCGTCACCGGCTCCGGCAAAACCTTCACCATGGCCAAGGTGATCGAGGAGACGCAGCGGCCCGCTTTGATCCTGGCGCCCAACAAGACGCTGGCCGCGCAGCTCTATTCGGAGTTCAAGAAATTCTTCCCCGACAACGCGGTGGAATATTTCGTCTCCTATTACGACTATTACCAGCCGGAAGCCTACGTTCCGCGCACCGACACCTTCATCGAGAAGGAGTCCTCTATCAACGAGCAGATCGATCGCATGCGCCACTCGGCGACGCGCTCGCTGCTCGAGCGTGACGACGTCATCATCGTTGCCTCGGTGTCGTGCATCTACGGTATCGGCTCGGTCGAGACCTATACCGCGATGACCTTCCAGATGCAGATCGGCGACCGGCTCGACCAGCGCGCCCTGCTCGCCGACCTCGTCGCCCAGCAGTACAAGCGCCAGGACATCAATTTCGTGCGCGGCTCGTTCCGCGTGCGCGGCGACACGATCGAAATCTTCCCGGCCCACCTGGAAGACCGCGCCTGGCGCATCTCCATGTTCGGCGACGAGATCGAGGCGATCACCGAGTTCGACCCGCTGACCGGCCAGAAGACCGGCGAGCTGAAGAGCGTCAAGATCTACGCCAATTCGCACTACGTGACGCCGCGCCCGACGCTCAACCAGGCGATCAAGTCGATAAAGGAAGAGTTGAAACACCGGCTGGTGGAACTGGAGCGCGCCGGCCGTCTGCTGGAAGCGCAGCGGCTGGAACAGCGCTGCCGCTTCGACCTGGAGATGCTGGAAGCCACCGGCTCATGCGCCGGCATCGAGAACTATTCGCGCTATCTTACCGGGCGCCAGCCGGGCGATCCGCCGCCGACGCTGTTCGAGTACATTCCCGACAACGCGCTGGTCTTCATCGACGAAAGCCACGTCACCGTGCCGCAGATCGGCGGCATGTATCGCGGCGACTTCAGGCGCAAGGCGACGCTGGCCGAATATGGCTTCCGCCTGCCCTCCTGCATGGACAACCGGCCGCTGCGCTTCGAGGAATGGGACGCCATGCGGCCGCTCTCGGTCGCGGTTTCGGCGACGCCGGGCGGCTGGGAGATGGAACAGGCCGGCGGCGTCTTCGCCGAGCAGGTCATCCGCCCGACCGGGCTGATCGATCCGCCGGTCGAGGTGCGACCGGCCAAGAGCCAGGTCGACGACGTCGTCGGCGAAATCCGCGAGACGACGGCTGCCGGCTATCGCACGCTGGTCACCGTGCTGACCAAGCGCATGGCCGAGGATCTGACCGAATATCTGCACGAGCAGGGCGTGCGCGTACGCTACATGCACTCCGACATCGACACGCTGGAGCGCATCGAGATCCTGCGCGACCTGCGGCTTGGTGCCTTCGATGTGCTGGTCGGCATCAACCTTCTGCGCGAAGGCCTCGACATTCCCGAATGCGGCTTCGTCGCCATCCTCGATGCCGACAAGGAAGGCTTCCTGCGTTCGGAAACCTCGCTGATCCAGACCATCGGCCGCGCCGCCCGCAATGTCGACGGCAAGGTCATCCTCTACGCCGACCAGGTCACCGGCTCGATGGAACGGGCGATGGCGGAGACCAACCGCCGCCGCGAGAAGCAGATGGAATGGAACGCCGCCAATGGCATCACGCCGGAATCGGTGAAATCGCGCATCTCCGACATCCTGGATTCGGTCTACGAGAAGGATCACGTCCGCGCCGACATCTCGCAGTTCACCGACGGCGCCGGCGCCATGATGGGTAACAATTTCAAGGCTCATCTCGACGCGCTCGACAAGCAGATGCGCGACGCCGCCGCCAATCTCGACTTCGAGAAGGCGGCCCGTATCCGCGACGAGATCAAGCGGCTGCGCGAGATGGAACTATCCATCTCCGACGATCCGCTGGCGCGCGAGGTGGAAGGCCAAAGCCCGGCGTCAGGCCGCGAAAAGGGCAAACACAACAAGGGCGTGGCCAAGCATCGAACGGCTGAGGAGCAGGAACGTTTCCGCAAGCTCGACCAGGCACGCGCCGCCGAAGAGGCGGCCAAGGCCGCCAGGCCCAACCTCTTCCGCAAGCCCGATCTCGACGAGATGGGCGCCGACGGCGCCGTACCGGTGAAGAAGGCGCTGTTCGCCAAGCCCTCGCTCGACGATATGGGACCTGGTACCGACATGCCGACACCGTCCGGCGCGGTGTCGCGTTCGCTGTTCAAGAAGCAGTCGGCCGAAGAGGCGCACGGCTCCGACTTCGGCATTCCCGGCGACGCGACCAAGCCGCTGTTCAAGAAGAACTCGCTCGACGAGATGACGGTGCGGCGCACCGAAACGCCGATCGAAGGCGACAAACCGGTCAAGCGCGAACGCACCGGCATCGGCTCCTACGAGGACCCAGGCGACGCCCGCCGCGAAAAGCGCCGGCCGGGCAAGACTGGCAGGCCGGGACAGTAG
- a CDS encoding DUF2778 domain-containing protein, protein MAFLSRKIVGDRRWSGETAVEAPRASSFTPERVVRWIAVPGVSAAVGLWLIGTMAGLSSVGASLSATSIGLPQTLSMPGTLALADPLKQHFLSSSAPFVMANAHGGAQALHDHAVQCGASCFRLAAVTSKAEKSGRLVAQAKPTPAKSKSQQRFELMEASLSPTKLAAAFAGAGKPATAASTRPVISSAAPQVTEASLVPSVQVMASLSKDMPAPAAERFARGDMGSVVQTAPAPMGFAQPETPDNAQLALALVESMPIEDEAFASPLPMTESSPDVAVAPVETQQEKPGDAASLPDALTDDVPLPTRRPQYDAPQQRSVVEEDKPVAQPKTLQEKPAPQPKPVQQARQPARQGRTRDGGDVLAYAKPDTPSGGLGQAFRNLFNGPTAGSGAGHGVAVYDISAKTVYMPDGQRLEAHSGLGAMVDQPRYVDVKDRGPTPPNTYNLSLRESRFHGVEAIRLTPTSGGNKYNRTGLLAHTYMLRGGRAESNGCVVFRDYARFLAAFKKGKVTRLVVVPRLNGSPTRVADNARGA, encoded by the coding sequence ATGGCGTTTTTGAGTCGTAAAATTGTCGGGGACAGGCGTTGGAGCGGCGAGACCGCTGTCGAAGCGCCACGCGCCTCATCCTTCACCCCTGAACGGGTTGTCCGCTGGATCGCGGTGCCGGGCGTCAGCGCTGCCGTCGGCCTATGGCTGATCGGCACCATGGCCGGCCTCAGTTCCGTCGGCGCCTCGCTCTCGGCGACGTCGATCGGCCTGCCGCAGACGCTGTCGATGCCGGGCACGCTCGCTCTCGCCGATCCGCTGAAACAGCATTTCCTCAGCTCTTCCGCGCCCTTCGTCATGGCCAATGCCCATGGCGGCGCGCAAGCGCTGCACGACCATGCCGTACAGTGCGGCGCCAGTTGCTTCAGGCTGGCGGCGGTAACCTCCAAGGCGGAGAAATCCGGGCGCCTGGTGGCACAGGCCAAGCCAACGCCGGCGAAGTCGAAATCGCAGCAGCGCTTCGAACTGATGGAAGCGTCGCTGTCGCCGACAAAGCTCGCCGCTGCCTTTGCCGGCGCGGGAAAGCCGGCGACCGCCGCCAGCACCCGTCCCGTGATTTCCAGCGCCGCGCCCCAGGTCACCGAGGCGTCTCTCGTGCCGTCCGTCCAGGTCATGGCCAGCCTGTCCAAGGACATGCCGGCTCCGGCGGCGGAACGCTTCGCCCGCGGCGATATGGGTTCGGTCGTGCAGACCGCACCGGCGCCGATGGGCTTTGCCCAGCCGGAAACGCCCGATAACGCGCAGCTGGCGCTTGCCCTGGTCGAGTCGATGCCTATCGAGGACGAAGCCTTCGCCTCGCCGCTGCCGATGACCGAATCCTCGCCCGATGTCGCGGTTGCGCCGGTCGAGACCCAGCAGGAAAAGCCCGGCGACGCCGCCTCGCTGCCGGATGCGCTCACCGACGATGTGCCGCTGCCGACCCGCCGCCCGCAATATGACGCGCCGCAGCAGCGCAGCGTCGTGGAAGAGGACAAGCCGGTCGCACAGCCCAAGACTTTGCAGGAGAAGCCGGCGCCTCAGCCGAAGCCCGTCCAGCAAGCCAGGCAGCCGGCCCGGCAAGGCCGGACCCGCGATGGTGGCGACGTGCTGGCCTATGCCAAGCCGGACACGCCCTCGGGCGGCCTCGGCCAGGCGTTCAGGAATCTGTTCAACGGGCCGACCGCCGGAAGCGGCGCCGGCCATGGCGTCGCCGTCTACGACATCAGCGCCAAGACCGTCTACATGCCCGACGGCCAGCGGCTCGAGGCGCATTCCGGCCTTGGCGCCATGGTCGACCAGCCGCGCTACGTCGACGTGAAGGATCGCGGCCCGACACCACCCAACACCTACAATCTGTCGCTACGTGAATCGCGCTTCCACGGCGTCGAGGCCATCCGCCTGACACCGACGAGCGGCGGCAACAAATACAACCGCACCGGCCTGCTCGCGCACACCTATATGCTGCGCGGCGGCCGCGCCGAATCCAATGGCTGTGTCGTCTTCAGGGACTATGCCCGCTTCCTCGCCGCCTTCAAGAAGGGCAAGGTCACTCGCCTCGTCGTGGTGCCGCGCCTGAACGGATCGCCGACCCGCGTGGCGGACAACGCGCGCGGCGCCTGA
- a CDS encoding protein-L-isoaspartate O-methyltransferase family protein, giving the protein MKRRDFLALSAGAAAFSILPAAVKAAVPVPYDRNAEVPFKDKKSFIDWMVANRGEDPKLLAERFDRFQIMVYNKDVLDDRNKRAFLLTPREEFVLPQNLGRAYDHAFLDIGYGVTISGPHLVGRMTTSIDVQFGETVLEIGTGSGYQSAYLANLTDKVHTIEIINPLAQRTRGTYDGLIDRGYSEFGSVTSRNADGYYGWESVGPFDKIIVTCGIDHIPPSLLQQLKPNGVMVIPVGPPGAQHVLKVIKQQLADGTFNIVRSDIYNGKVVPFVPFTKLEGDQIVGTHNG; this is encoded by the coding sequence ATGAAGCGTCGGGACTTCTTGGCGCTGTCGGCGGGAGCTGCGGCGTTTTCCATTCTCCCGGCCGCCGTCAAGGCCGCCGTGCCGGTTCCCTATGACCGCAATGCAGAGGTGCCGTTCAAGGACAAGAAATCGTTCATCGACTGGATGGTGGCCAATCGCGGCGAGGATCCGAAGTTGCTGGCGGAACGGTTCGACCGCTTCCAGATCATGGTCTACAACAAGGATGTGCTGGACGACCGCAACAAGCGCGCCTTCCTACTGACGCCGCGCGAGGAGTTCGTGCTGCCGCAGAATCTGGGCCGCGCCTATGATCATGCCTTCCTCGACATCGGTTATGGCGTGACGATTTCAGGCCCGCATCTGGTTGGGCGCATGACGACCTCCATCGACGTGCAGTTCGGCGAAACCGTGCTCGAGATCGGCACCGGATCGGGCTACCAGTCGGCCTACCTCGCCAACCTCACCGACAAGGTGCACACGATCGAGATCATCAATCCTCTGGCGCAGCGCACCCGCGGCACCTATGACGGGCTGATCGATCGCGGCTACAGCGAATTCGGCTCGGTCACCAGCCGCAATGCCGATGGCTATTATGGCTGGGAGAGCGTCGGCCCGTTCGACAAGATCATCGTCACCTGCGGCATCGACCATATTCCGCCATCGCTGCTGCAGCAGCTCAAGCCCAATGGCGTGATGGTCATTCCGGTCGGTCCGCCGGGGGCTCAGCATGTGCTCAAGGTGATCAAGCAGCAGCTTGCGGATGGCACGTTCAACATCGTCCGCTCCGACATCTATAACGGCAAGGTGGTGCCTTTCGTGCCCTTCACCAAGCTGGAAGGCGACCAGATCGTCGGTACGCATAACGGCTGA
- a CDS encoding DUF3137 domain-containing protein, whose translation MAMENFMPGADAVAAIKKDIETYEATRASVARGVKWRVPLFIGLVVVFVALIAWLFNKVADPNEQWFSTPHVFLYVIGFVVAIMLYFRAVRPAARLRQSFRQTLMPIIFGFIGDMRYQQGVTPHSFDRLPRETVGGFTMSRFDDIISGRYDGFAFELYEADLWDGGATKNKATTFKGVVVAFEAIEPFPGILVAARRASGVIGFFRGMFATRMQELPSGVPELDAAYEFRTDNVEAARPLVTGRLAQALKWLGETWPDEPARVALNGGDGFLLLPQPKNFFELPDISVPLDYQTHVAPMISDMGAMLATAALVRKIGARDGAI comes from the coding sequence ATGGCGATGGAAAATTTCATGCCGGGCGCGGATGCCGTCGCAGCCATCAAGAAGGACATCGAGACCTACGAAGCGACAAGGGCCTCGGTGGCGCGCGGGGTCAAGTGGCGCGTGCCGTTGTTCATTGGCCTGGTGGTCGTGTTCGTCGCTCTCATTGCCTGGCTGTTCAACAAGGTCGCCGATCCCAACGAGCAATGGTTCTCGACGCCGCACGTATTTCTCTATGTCATCGGCTTCGTGGTGGCGATCATGCTCTATTTCAGGGCAGTCAGGCCGGCGGCGAGGCTGCGGCAATCGTTTCGCCAGACGCTGATGCCGATCATCTTCGGCTTCATTGGAGATATGCGCTACCAACAAGGCGTGACGCCGCATTCCTTCGACCGATTGCCGCGTGAGACGGTCGGCGGTTTCACCATGAGCCGCTTCGACGACATCATCTCCGGACGCTATGACGGATTTGCCTTCGAACTGTACGAAGCCGATCTTTGGGACGGAGGCGCCACCAAGAACAAGGCCACCACGTTCAAGGGTGTCGTCGTCGCTTTCGAGGCCATCGAGCCGTTTCCTGGAATATTGGTGGCGGCGCGACGTGCCAGTGGCGTCATCGGCTTTTTCCGCGGCATGTTCGCGACCAGGATGCAGGAACTGCCGTCCGGCGTGCCTGAGCTTGACGCCGCCTACGAGTTCCGCACCGACAATGTCGAGGCGGCACGGCCGCTGGTGACCGGCCGGCTGGCGCAGGCGCTGAAATGGCTCGGCGAAACCTGGCCGGACGAGCCGGCGCGTGTCGCGCTCAACGGCGGCGACGGTTTTCTGCTCCTGCCGCAACCGAAGAACTTCTTCGAACTGCCTGATATTTCGGTGCCGCTGGACTACCAGACCCATGTCGCGCCGATGATCTCGGACATGGGCGCCATGCTGGCGACGGCGGCCTTGGTGAGGAAGATCGGCGCGAGGGATGGGGCGATTTGA
- a CDS encoding YegJ family protein → MRIAVRTTLSLMLAFLPGLAGAQGADPGDDKTMIFAPDDPDMAAATARALASLDEFLALSETPPSGTDRFKLKVKVRDGNVTEHFWVIPFRRTETGFVGILANEPEEVHNVVLGQNIEFTRDDISDWGYTRDGHQVGSFTVCVMFKRTSKEEADYMRGKYGFDC, encoded by the coding sequence ATGAGAATCGCCGTCCGGACCACACTATCCCTGATGCTGGCGTTTTTGCCCGGCCTGGCTGGCGCGCAAGGCGCCGATCCGGGTGACGACAAGACGATGATCTTTGCTCCTGATGATCCCGACATGGCGGCGGCGACCGCGCGGGCGCTCGCCAGCCTGGATGAATTCCTGGCCTTGTCCGAAACACCTCCGTCCGGCACGGACAGGTTCAAGCTGAAGGTCAAGGTGCGGGACGGCAACGTCACCGAACACTTCTGGGTCATTCCCTTCCGTCGCACGGAGACAGGATTTGTCGGCATATTGGCGAACGAACCGGAGGAAGTGCACAACGTCGTGCTCGGCCAGAATATCGAATTCACGCGCGACGATATTTCTGACTGGGGGTACACCAGGGACGGCCACCAGGTCGGCAGCTTCACCGTCTGTGTGATGTTCAAGAGAACGTCCAAGGAAGAGGCGGACTATATGCGTGGCAAATACGGCTTCGACTGCTGA
- a CDS encoding FAD-binding oxidoreductase: MAEEQKGFRLSRRLLLGAAAFGGAVLWGGTTVARLARGPSGPKNTGRIADIDGIALPMKPIASPPAFDPSLPWLAKGGDINDASGLSRTPVYGVVEVNEEEHIARALAFARATGLKVSLAAIRHSMGGHAFDDNALVLDLRKFNKITVDAAAKTMTLQPGACWHDIQNMLHPRFAVKAMQSTDIFSVGGSLSVNAHGMDHRAGSVAGSIRSMRVMLADGSVTTCSPADNGELFRHVVGGYGLFGVVLEATLDIVDNAVYRTSREIIKSDDFPEFFAEVLDPNKDIGLFYGHLSTAPGNFLEDMIVYRYDKVAEQPPADQLALGEPDGVGLKRVIMNMAKWGSAFQELKWFTEKTLEPKFESCTVPRTSALAEGEACLVTRNNPMHDSVPYLFNDLMNETDILHEYFIPRAAYVEFIAEAREILRNQDLPVLNASVRIVHKEDVALTYAPEPAYSLVLYINQPADADGNARMRALTRALIDATIKHGGRFFLPYQLHYTAKELLASYPELPAFLAAKRRYDPTELFSSTFYRAIKALSGTA, translated from the coding sequence ATGGCCGAGGAACAAAAGGGGTTTCGCCTGTCGCGGCGGCTGCTGCTGGGCGCGGCTGCCTTCGGCGGAGCCGTGCTCTGGGGCGGCACCACCGTGGCGCGGCTGGCGCGAGGCCCGTCAGGGCCGAAGAACACCGGGCGCATCGCCGATATAGACGGCATCGCACTGCCGATGAAGCCGATCGCCAGCCCGCCGGCCTTCGATCCGTCGCTGCCCTGGCTGGCAAAAGGCGGCGACATCAACGATGCCAGCGGCCTGTCGAGGACGCCGGTCTATGGCGTGGTCGAGGTCAATGAGGAAGAGCACATCGCCAGGGCGCTGGCTTTCGCGCGCGCCACCGGGCTGAAAGTGTCGCTGGCGGCGATCCGCCATTCGATGGGCGGGCATGCCTTCGACGACAATGCGCTGGTTCTCGACCTCAGAAAGTTCAACAAGATCACGGTCGACGCCGCGGCCAAGACAATGACCTTGCAGCCGGGCGCGTGCTGGCACGACATCCAGAACATGCTGCACCCGCGTTTCGCGGTGAAGGCGATGCAATCAACCGACATTTTTTCGGTCGGCGGTTCGCTGTCGGTGAACGCGCATGGCATGGACCACCGGGCGGGTTCGGTGGCAGGCTCGATCCGCTCCATGCGCGTGATGCTGGCCGACGGGTCGGTGACCACCTGCTCGCCAGCCGACAACGGCGAGCTGTTCCGCCATGTCGTCGGCGGCTACGGCCTGTTCGGCGTGGTGCTGGAGGCGACGCTCGATATCGTCGACAATGCCGTCTACCGCACCTCGCGCGAGATCATCAAATCCGACGATTTCCCGGAATTCTTTGCCGAGGTGCTGGACCCGAACAAGGACATCGGCCTGTTCTACGGCCATCTGTCGACGGCGCCGGGCAATTTCCTCGAGGACATGATCGTCTACCGCTACGACAAGGTCGCCGAGCAGCCGCCGGCCGACCAGCTGGCGCTCGGTGAACCCGATGGCGTCGGCCTGAAGCGGGTGATCATGAACATGGCCAAATGGGGCAGCGCGTTCCAGGAACTGAAGTGGTTCACTGAAAAGACGCTGGAGCCGAAATTCGAGAGCTGTACGGTGCCGCGTACCTCCGCGCTTGCCGAGGGCGAGGCCTGTCTCGTCACCCGCAACAACCCGATGCACGATTCGGTGCCGTATCTGTTCAACGACCTCATGAACGAGACCGACATACTGCACGAATATTTTATTCCTCGCGCCGCCTATGTCGAGTTCATCGCCGAAGCGCGCGAGATCCTGCGCAACCAGGATCTGCCGGTGCTCAACGCTTCGGTGCGCATCGTCCACAAGGAGGACGTGGCGCTGACCTATGCGCCGGAGCCGGCCTATTCGCTGGTGCTGTATATCAATCAGCCGGCCGATGCCGATGGCAATGCCAGGATGCGGGCGCTGACGCGGGCGCTGATCGACGCGACGATCAAGCATGGCGGCCGCTTCTTCCTGCCCTACCAGCTGCACTACACGGCCAAGGAGCTGCTGGCGTCCTATCCCGAGCTGCCCGCCTTCCTGGCGGCAAAGCGGCGCTATGACCCGACGGAACTGTTTTCCTCGACCTTCTACCGTGCCATCAAGGCGCTGAGCGGGACGGCTTAG
- a CDS encoding DMT family transporter — protein sequence MTRKDIAAYVFLAVTWGLSFLVLLKVVHAFGWVGAVTLRSLIAGITLFLLAAATRRRLDFSAGWRHFAMVGATTVAAQLIGLSYATPRIGTAMAAILVAAIPLFSMIIGQLWGLERITVRGLVGLLLGAAGIIVLVGFPAVPVTASFAIGCAASLFSSFSAAFGSNYANRHLRSAGSLELTSAAFLFGGVMTLPLLLAVPVPAMPRFVDFLYLAILACVMSALTYVVYFRLVASIGATRTISVEFAVTTIAVLAGTIVLGGSLTMIQGFGAAAIIGGCILVLDPFPRRLKAAPLPSAPPLV from the coding sequence ATGACCCGCAAGGACATCGCCGCCTACGTCTTCCTGGCCGTCACCTGGGGACTGTCGTTCTTGGTGCTGCTCAAGGTGGTGCATGCCTTTGGCTGGGTCGGCGCGGTCACCTTGCGCTCGCTGATCGCCGGCATCACGCTCTTTCTGCTTGCAGCCGCGACGAGGCGACGGCTGGATTTCAGCGCTGGCTGGCGGCACTTCGCCATGGTCGGCGCAACCACGGTCGCGGCGCAGCTGATCGGCCTGTCCTACGCCACGCCGCGCATCGGCACGGCGATGGCGGCCATCCTGGTTGCCGCGATCCCGCTGTTCTCGATGATCATCGGCCAGCTCTGGGGGCTTGAACGCATCACTGTTCGCGGCCTTGTCGGGCTGCTGCTCGGCGCTGCCGGCATCATCGTCCTGGTCGGTTTCCCCGCGGTTCCGGTCACTGCTTCCTTTGCGATCGGCTGTGCCGCCTCGCTGTTCAGTTCCTTCTCGGCGGCGTTCGGCAGCAACTACGCCAATCGCCATTTGCGGTCGGCCGGCTCGCTGGAACTCACCAGCGCCGCCTTCCTGTTTGGCGGCGTGATGACGCTGCCGCTGCTGCTCGCTGTGCCGGTGCCGGCCATGCCGCGCTTTGTCGACTTCCTCTATTTGGCGATACTGGCCTGCGTGATGAGCGCATTGACCTATGTCGTGTATTTCCGACTGGTGGCCAGCATCGGCGCGACCAGGACGATCAGCGTCGAATTCGCCGTGACCACGATCGCGGTGCTGGCCGGAACGATTGTGCTCGGCGGGTCTCTGACCATGATCCAGGGCTTCGGCGCGGCGGCGATCATCGGCGGCTGCATACTGGTGCTGGATCCCTTCCCGCGCCGCTTGAAAGCGGCGCCCTTGCCATCCGCCCCGCCTTTGGTGTAG
- a CDS encoding CapA family protein, whose translation MSNYPLSYKLSWLPRFLKPSLAGDATGFAPASGTLMDTPPGQTVRLAFIGDISAVANRSAPDCDPAIKALLGTADLVIGNCESPVVGRPSAVLGTKLGTHHAMSERFLAETLAAVGIRREELVLSLANNHVLDQGVAGFDATVAALKRLDIGVIGLAANGPVERFAAGPLAIGFAAFTLWRNADESLFAGRVAMDSDPTDWPREASAGVDLLCAVPHWDWEFRHFPRAGTRALAQRLAGQGVGLIAGHHAHVVQPVERIGETVVAYGLGDFLGTAFARQPWPGRIGGIFVVDVSADADTRGRVAAYRLHPFMRLRVGDHERLVSVEELDVSMRQKIEGRLGAVFPSPLVGEGGSARSAETDEGCVTE comes from the coding sequence GTGTCGAACTATCCGCTCTCCTACAAACTGTCCTGGCTGCCGCGCTTCCTCAAACCGTCGCTCGCCGGTGATGCCACAGGGTTTGCGCCGGCATCGGGGACGCTGATGGATACGCCACCAGGACAGACGGTGCGGCTGGCCTTCATCGGCGACATCTCGGCGGTGGCCAACCGGAGCGCGCCCGACTGCGATCCGGCGATCAAGGCGCTGCTGGGCACGGCCGATCTGGTGATCGGCAATTGTGAAAGCCCTGTTGTCGGCAGGCCGAGCGCCGTCCTGGGAACCAAGCTCGGCACGCATCATGCGATGAGCGAACGCTTTCTGGCGGAGACGCTGGCGGCGGTCGGGATACGGCGCGAAGAACTGGTGCTGTCGCTGGCCAACAATCATGTGCTCGACCAGGGCGTCGCCGGTTTCGACGCGACGGTGGCGGCGCTGAAGCGGCTCGATATCGGCGTGATCGGCCTGGCCGCCAATGGTCCGGTCGAACGCTTCGCGGCCGGGCCGCTCGCCATCGGCTTCGCCGCTTTCACGCTCTGGCGCAACGCCGACGAAAGCCTGTTTGCCGGGCGCGTCGCGATGGACAGCGATCCGACGGACTGGCCGCGCGAGGCGAGTGCTGGGGTAGACCTGCTTTGTGCCGTGCCGCATTGGGATTGGGAATTCCGCCATTTTCCGCGCGCCGGAACACGGGCGCTGGCTCAGCGGCTGGCCGGCCAGGGCGTTGGGCTGATCGCCGGCCATCACGCGCATGTCGTGCAGCCGGTAGAGCGGATTGGGGAGACAGTCGTCGCCTATGGGCTCGGCGATTTCCTCGGCACCGCTTTCGCCCGCCAGCCATGGCCGGGGCGGATCGGCGGGATCTTCGTGGTCGATGTGAGTGCAGATGCCGATACGCGCGGCAGGGTCGCCGCCTATCGGCTGCATCCATTCATGCGGCTACGCGTGGGCGACCATGAGCGGCTGGTGTCGGTGGAGGAATTGGACGTGTCGATGCGGCAAAAAATCGAGGGCCGGCTGGGAGCGGTTTTCCCTTCTCCCCTTGTGGGAGAAGGTGGATCGGCGCGCAGCGCCGAGACGGATGAGGGGTGCGTGACGGAATGA